In a single window of the Zonotrichia leucophrys gambelii isolate GWCS_2022_RI chromosome 2, RI_Zleu_2.0, whole genome shotgun sequence genome:
- the ALDH5A1 gene encoding succinate-semialdehyde dehydrogenase, mitochondrial has protein sequence MASLLPRGAAAARRRLLLRPAPLAPGPVRAASQALSAALVRRGGLVGGRWVETAAAFPVQDPASGEELGRVSDCGAAEARAAVRAAHEAGAAWGRLPAKERSARLRRWYELMMENKEELARIITAENGKPLREAQGEITYSASFLEWFAEEARRIYGDVIPASAKDRRVLVLKQPVGVAAIITPWNFPSAMITRKVGAALAAGCTVVVKPAEDTPLSALALGELANQAGIPAGVYNVVPCSRQQTAAVGEVLCTDPLVSKISFTGSTATGKILLKHAAGTVKRVSMELGGHAPFIVFDSANVDRAVAGALASKYRNSGQTCVCTNRFLVQKGIHDEFVEKFAKAIDKELHVGNGFDAKTTQGPLINEKAVEKVEKHIKDAVSQGASVVTGGKRHSLGKNFFEPTLLTNVTTKMLCTQEETFGPLAPVIKFDTEAEAVAIANAANVGLAGYFYSQDPAQIWRVAEQLEVGMVGVNEGIISSPECPFGGVKESGLGREGSKYGIDEYLEIKYVCFGGL, from the exons atggcctccctgctgccgcggggcgccgccgccgcccgccgccgcctcctgcTGCGCCCCGCGCCGCTCGCCCCGGGGCCGGTGCGGGCCGCCAGCCAGGCGCTGTCCGCCGCCCTGGTGCGCCGGGGCGGCCTGGTGGGCGGGCGATGGGTAGAGACGGCCGCCGCTTTCCCCGTGCAGGACCCGGCCAGCGGCGAGGAGCTGGGCCGGGTGTCCGACTGCGGGGCGGCCGAGGCGCGGGCGGCCGTGCGGGCCGCGCACGAAGCCGGCGCCGCCTGGGGCCGTCTCCCCGCCAAG gaGAGGAGTGCGCGCCTCCGCAGATGGTACGAGCTGATGATGGAGAACAAGGAGGAGCTGGCGCGGATCATCACAGCCGAGAAC GGGAAGCCTCTGAGAGAAGCACAGGGTGAAATCACCTATTCAGCCTCGTTTCTGGAGTGGTTTGCAGAGGAGGCTCGACGGATTTATGGTGATGTTATTCCAGCGTCTGCAAAGGACAGAAGAGTCCTGGTGCTGAAGCAGCCAGTAGGAGTAGCAGCCATTATAACCCCA TGGAACTTTCCCAGCGCTATGATTACGCGGAAGGTTggtgcagctctggcagctggcTGTACAGTCGTGGTGAAACCTGCAGAGGACACACCTTTATCAGCACTAGCTCTTGGGGAG CTTGCAAACCAGGCTGGAATCCCAGCAGGAGTGTATAATGTTGTCCCTTGCTCCAGACAACAGACAGCAGCTGTAGGGGAAGTTTTATGCACTGATCCATTGGTATCCAAAATATCTTTTACTGGCTCTACAGCAACAGGAAAG ATCTTGCTGAAACACGCAGCTGGCACTGTGAAGAGAGTTTCCATGGAGCTTGGGGGACATGCTCCTTTTATTGTGTTCGACAGCGCCAACGTGGACCgggctgtggcaggagcccTTGCTTCTAAGTATAGAAACTCAGGGCAG acttGTGTTTGCACAAACCGTTTCCTGGTGCAAAAGGGAATTCATGATGAATTTGTGGAAAAGTTTGCTAAAGCTATAGACAAAGAACTACATGTTGGAAATGGATTTGATGCAAAAACTACCCAAGGACCACTAATCAATGAAAAAGCAGTGGAGAAG GTAGAGAAACACATTAAGGATGCAGTTTCTCAAGGAGCATCTGTTGTGACTGGAGGGAAACGACACAGCTtggggaagaatttctttgaGCCAACATTACTTACTAACGTTACAACTAAAATGCTTTGCACCCAAGAGGAGACATTTGGCCCTTTAGCACCAGTTATCAA ATTTGACACTGAAGCAGAAGCTGTTGCTATAGCAAATGCAGCCAATGTGGGTTTAGCAG GATATTTCTACTCCCAAGATCCAGCCCAGATCTGGAGAGTTGCAGAACAGCTGGAAGTTGGGATGGTTGGTGTTAATGAAGGCATAATCTCCTCACCAGAGTGTCCTTTTGGCGGGGTAAAGGAGTCTGGCTTAGGGCGAGAAGGCTCAAAATACGGCATCGATGAAtacttagaaataaaatatgtctgCTTTGGAGGATTATAA